One Prevotella melaninogenica DNA window includes the following coding sequences:
- the yidC gene encoding membrane protein insertase YidC, which translates to MDKRTITGFVLIALILFGFAWWQQPSDEQIAQQRAEFVKDSIAAAKKAQTAKLAAEKQAQQKAAQATDTTALFHAALNGKAQDIILKNSKVELTLSTKGGVVKKAVIKNYIGHNIAVKDGSQDQKDVTLFSGDDQSLNFMLAAKNSNIETKDLIFTPSNVTDSTVTLTAVAGAGKTLTLNYTLGKDYLLNMSLQAEGMGGLFAPNYNQMDINWQERCKQQERGFTFENRYATLTYKKHDGGTDYLSETSEKEETTEDPMDWVAFKNQFFSAVMIAKDNFAAGAKLKSTPLEKSSHYLKHYEANMKAGFDPTGKRPSEFEFYFGPNDFRLLQSVETESKFAKELDMERLVYLGWPLFRIINRWFTLYVFDWLSKVFPMGVVLILITLLLKLITFPMVKKSYMSSAKMRVLKPKLDEATKQFNKPEDQMQKQQAMMQKYSEYGVSPLSGCLPMLIQMPIWIAMFNFVPNAIQLRGQSFLWMHDLSTFDPIFSWDHDVWLVGDHISLTCILFCGANLLYTWFTMQQQKDQMVGQQADQMKMMQWMMFGMPLFFFFMFNDYSSGLNFYYFISLFFSAAIMWALRKTTNEEKLLSILEVRREERKNNPKNNMGSGLFARMQALQELQKQQQEELRRKQDELNKKKKGL; encoded by the coding sequence ATGGATAAAAGAACTATCACAGGGTTTGTACTTATCGCCCTGATTCTCTTTGGTTTCGCTTGGTGGCAGCAGCCATCAGATGAACAAATTGCACAGCAGAGAGCTGAATTTGTAAAGGATTCTATCGCTGCAGCCAAGAAAGCACAGACTGCGAAACTTGCTGCTGAGAAGCAGGCACAGCAGAAAGCTGCGCAGGCTACTGATACAACAGCTCTATTCCATGCTGCTTTGAATGGTAAGGCGCAGGATATTATATTGAAGAATAGTAAGGTTGAGCTGACTTTGAGCACCAAGGGTGGTGTTGTAAAGAAGGCTGTTATCAAGAACTATATTGGTCATAATATAGCTGTTAAGGATGGTTCACAGGACCAGAAGGATGTTACTTTGTTTAGTGGTGACGACCAGAGCCTTAACTTTATGTTGGCTGCAAAGAATAGTAATATTGAAACAAAAGACCTTATCTTCACTCCTTCAAACGTGACAGATTCTACTGTTACGCTGACTGCTGTGGCAGGAGCGGGTAAGACACTTACCTTGAACTATACACTTGGTAAGGACTACTTGCTCAATATGTCTTTGCAGGCAGAGGGTATGGGTGGACTCTTCGCTCCAAATTATAACCAGATGGATATCAACTGGCAGGAGCGTTGTAAGCAGCAGGAACGTGGTTTTACATTTGAGAACCGTTACGCAACACTTACCTATAAGAAGCATGATGGGGGTACAGATTACTTGAGTGAGACTTCTGAAAAGGAAGAGACAACAGAGGACCCAATGGACTGGGTAGCTTTCAAAAACCAGTTCTTCTCTGCTGTGATGATTGCAAAGGATAACTTTGCAGCAGGTGCAAAACTTAAGAGTACGCCACTTGAGAAGTCTTCTCATTACCTTAAGCACTATGAGGCTAACATGAAGGCTGGCTTTGATCCAACGGGTAAGCGCCCTTCAGAGTTCGAATTCTACTTTGGTCCTAATGACTTCCGTCTGCTTCAGTCTGTTGAAACAGAGAGTAAGTTTGCAAAGGAACTTGATATGGAACGCCTCGTATATCTTGGTTGGCCATTGTTCCGCATTATCAACCGTTGGTTTACTCTGTATGTATTCGATTGGTTGAGTAAGGTGTTCCCAATGGGAGTTGTACTGATTCTCATTACTTTATTATTAAAGCTTATTACCTTCCCAATGGTGAAGAAGAGCTATATGAGCTCTGCTAAGATGCGTGTGTTGAAACCAAAGTTGGATGAAGCAACGAAGCAATTCAATAAGCCAGAAGACCAGATGCAGAAGCAACAGGCTATGATGCAGAAGTATTCAGAGTATGGAGTGAGTCCTTTGTCAGGCTGTCTTCCTATGTTGATACAGATGCCTATCTGGATTGCGATGTTCAACTTCGTACCGAATGCTATCCAACTTCGTGGTCAGAGTTTCCTTTGGATGCATGACCTCAGCACTTTCGATCCAATCTTCTCATGGGATCATGACGTTTGGCTCGTTGGTGACCATATCTCATTGACCTGTATCCTCTTCTGTGGTGCTAACTTGCTTTACACATGGTTTACCATGCAGCAGCAGAAGGACCAGATGGTAGGACAGCAGGCTGATCAGATGAAGATGATGCAGTGGATGATGTTTGGTATGCCATTGTTCTTCTTCTTCATGTTCAATGACTATTCATCAGGTCTGAACTTCTACTACTTTATATCTCTCTTCTTCTCAGCTGCTATCATGTGGGCATTGCGCAAGACAACCAATGAGGAGAAACTTCTCTCAATCCTTGAAGTACGTCGTGAAGAGCGAAAGAACAACCCTAAGAACAATATGGGAAGTGGACTCTTCGCTCGTATGCAGGCTTTACAGGAGTTACAGAAGCAGCAGCAAGAAGAACTTCGACGCAAGCAAGATGAGCTAAATAAGAAAAAGAAAGGTCTATAA
- a CDS encoding CTP synthase, giving the protein MAETKYIFVTGGVVSSLGKGIISSSIGKLLQARGYNITIQKFDPYINIDPGTLNPYEHGECYVTEDGMETDLDLGHYERFTGIKTTKANSMTTGRIYKSVIDKERRGDYLGKTIQVVPHITDEIKRNIKLLGQKYHYDFVITEIGGTIGDIESAPFLEAIRQLKWELGKRAINLHLTYVPYLKAAGELKTKPTQHSVKELQSVGIQPDVLVLRTEKHLDDDIRKKVAAFCNVDFDCVVQSEDLPSIYDVPVNMLEQGLDAAILRKCGEEVGPKPALGPWKEFLDRQRKATKEVHIGLVGKYDLQDAYKSIREGLLQAGTYNDRKTVITFINSEELTEENVAEKLKGQDGIVVCPGFGQRGIEGKIVAAHYTRTHDIPTFGICLGMQMMVIEFARNVLGYKDANSREIDEKTTHNVIDIMEEQKNITNMGGTMRLGAYECVLRQGSHTFNIYKQEHIQERHRHRYEFNNDYEKEFEKHGMMCVGRNPESDLVEIVEIPGLKWYIGTQFHPEYQSTVLGPHPLFLDFVKTSIENQKNK; this is encoded by the coding sequence GTGGCTGAAACAAAGTACATTTTCGTTACGGGCGGCGTAGTTTCTTCACTTGGTAAAGGAATTATCTCGTCATCAATCGGTAAGCTTCTTCAAGCAAGAGGTTACAACATTACCATTCAGAAGTTTGATCCGTACATCAATATTGACCCAGGTACGCTGAACCCTTACGAGCACGGTGAGTGCTACGTAACAGAGGATGGTATGGAGACCGATCTCGACCTCGGTCACTATGAGCGCTTCACAGGTATTAAGACCACAAAAGCCAACTCTATGACTACGGGACGTATCTATAAGAGCGTTATTGACAAGGAGCGTCGTGGCGACTACTTGGGTAAGACTATTCAGGTTGTTCCTCATATTACGGACGAAATCAAACGTAATATTAAGCTTTTGGGGCAGAAGTATCACTATGACTTCGTGATTACTGAGATTGGTGGTACTATTGGTGACATTGAGTCGGCTCCATTCCTTGAGGCTATTCGCCAGTTGAAGTGGGAATTGGGTAAGCGTGCTATCAACCTTCACCTGACATATGTTCCTTATCTTAAGGCTGCAGGTGAGTTGAAGACAAAGCCAACTCAGCACAGTGTAAAGGAGTTGCAGAGTGTGGGTATTCAGCCAGATGTCCTTGTGTTGCGCACAGAAAAGCATCTTGATGATGATATTCGTAAGAAGGTTGCAGCTTTCTGTAATGTTGATTTCGACTGCGTTGTACAGAGTGAGGACCTCCCAAGTATCTATGATGTTCCTGTAAATATGTTAGAGCAGGGTTTGGATGCTGCTATTCTGCGTAAGTGCGGTGAGGAAGTTGGTCCTAAACCTGCGCTCGGTCCTTGGAAGGAGTTCCTTGATCGTCAGCGTAAAGCTACTAAGGAAGTACACATTGGTCTTGTTGGTAAATATGACTTACAGGATGCTTATAAGAGTATTCGTGAAGGATTATTGCAGGCTGGAACCTATAACGACCGTAAAACAGTTATTACCTTTATCAATTCCGAGGAACTGACAGAGGAGAATGTAGCAGAGAAACTTAAGGGACAGGACGGTATTGTGGTTTGTCCAGGCTTTGGCCAGCGTGGTATTGAGGGTAAGATCGTTGCTGCTCACTATACACGTACACACGATATCCCAACCTTCGGTATCTGTCTTGGTATGCAGATGATGGTGATTGAGTTTGCTCGTAATGTCCTTGGTTATAAGGATGCTAACTCACGAGAGATAGATGAGAAGACTACACACAATGTGATTGATATTATGGAGGAGCAGAAGAATATCACCAATATGGGTGGTACGATGCGCCTTGGAGCCTATGAGTGCGTATTGCGTCAGGGGTCACATACCTTTAATATCTATAAGCAAGAGCATATACAGGAGCGTCATCGCCATCGTTATGAGTTCAATAACGACTATGAGAAGGAGTTTGAGAAGCATGGTATGATGTGTGTTGGTCGCAATCCAGAGAGCGACTTGGTTGAAATCGTTGAGATACCAGGCTTGAAGTGGTATATTGGAACACAGTTCCACCCAGAGTATCAGTCAACTGTACTCGGTCCACATCCTCTCTTCCTCGACTTCGTTAAGACTTCAATTGAAAATCAGAAAAACAAATAA
- a CDS encoding PepSY-associated TM helix domain-containing protein codes for MRKFCLKIHRWFALPLGVVMAILCFSGLAILLIKDLAPLFDMNAKEMPIYTMVVRLHRWLFMKPENAHEGGQSLGRILTAVSAICMSIVLLSGVVIWWPKTKKALKSRLTVSTNKGFRRFVYDSHVSLGIYVFIFLFLMALTGPVFSFGWYRAGMSKLFGQPMPPKEMKMQQPKDGMKQGGTNDKAFAPTDASQMKGQPQVQKDGAKDLKGDHHGKKPKGGKLFKQLHTGTWGGWFSRVLYAIAAFIGGFLPISGYYLWWKRRSAKKKKA; via the coding sequence ATGAGAAAATTCTGTTTAAAGATTCACCGTTGGTTTGCTTTACCATTAGGCGTAGTCATGGCTATTTTGTGCTTCAGTGGTCTGGCAATACTGCTAATAAAAGACCTTGCACCACTCTTTGACATGAATGCCAAAGAGATGCCAATCTATACAATGGTAGTACGACTACACCGCTGGCTCTTTATGAAACCAGAGAATGCACATGAGGGTGGACAGTCACTTGGACGCATCCTTACAGCCGTGTCAGCAATCTGTATGTCAATCGTATTGTTATCGGGTGTTGTCATCTGGTGGCCAAAGACCAAGAAGGCGTTGAAAAGTCGTTTGACCGTCAGCACTAACAAGGGTTTCCGTCGCTTTGTTTACGACTCTCACGTGTCATTAGGTATCTATGTCTTTATCTTCCTTTTCCTCATGGCACTCACAGGTCCTGTCTTCTCTTTCGGCTGGTACAGAGCGGGAATGTCTAAACTCTTCGGTCAGCCTATGCCACCAAAGGAAATGAAGATGCAACAGCCTAAAGATGGAATGAAGCAGGGCGGAACAAACGACAAAGCTTTTGCACCTACGGACGCAAGTCAGATGAAGGGACAACCACAAGTACAGAAGGACGGAGCAAAAGATCTGAAAGGCGACCACCATGGCAAAAAGCCAAAGGGTGGAAAGCTGTTTAAGCAGTTACACACAGGAACATGGGGCGGCTGGTTCTCACGCGTTCTCTATGCTATCGCAGCCTTTATTGGTGGCTTCCTCCCTATTAGTGGTTACTATCTGTGGTGGAAGAGAAGAAGTGCGAAGAAGAAAAAAGCATAA
- a CDS encoding DUF3307 domain-containing protein — protein MIYYLTLNLIIAHIIADFYLQTNSFCRMKAKLGIKGTQLWIHSMFVGILSWIVVGDIRGWCLSLLLVLSHFFIDWLKPKAEHRLLKWQKDCSWVGLTIFLVDQFLHVLCILFLADLWFNANSNWTQWGWVLELISDHPLRVKTFLVFLLVVKPANILILLILKACNLNIEVNEKEKKNNFHAGRLIGLLERCLIVLFVVLSQYEAIGFLIAAKSILRFSEATSGSVKSEYVLTGTLLSLTIALCLGLVAVKWNI, from the coding sequence ATGATATACTATTTAACCTTAAATCTTATTATTGCTCATATTATTGCTGATTTCTATCTGCAGACAAACTCATTCTGTAGAATGAAGGCGAAGTTAGGTATCAAGGGAACTCAGTTGTGGATACACTCGATGTTTGTCGGAATCCTTTCATGGATAGTCGTTGGTGATATAAGGGGCTGGTGTCTCTCTCTTTTATTAGTACTCTCTCATTTCTTTATAGACTGGTTGAAGCCTAAGGCAGAGCATAGGCTTCTGAAATGGCAGAAAGACTGTTCGTGGGTAGGTTTAACAATATTCCTTGTAGATCAGTTTCTTCACGTTTTATGTATTCTGTTTTTGGCTGATTTGTGGTTCAATGCAAATTCAAATTGGACACAATGGGGATGGGTACTTGAGCTAATTTCTGACCATCCGTTACGGGTAAAAACGTTCCTTGTGTTTCTATTGGTTGTAAAACCTGCTAATATCTTGATTCTCTTGATACTCAAAGCCTGTAACCTTAATATAGAAGTCAATGAAAAAGAAAAGAAAAACAACTTTCATGCAGGGCGGTTAATAGGTCTTTTGGAAAGATGTTTGATAGTTTTATTCGTTGTTCTTTCTCAGTATGAGGCAATTGGATTTCTTATCGCTGCAAAGTCTATCTTACGTTTTAGTGAGGCTACGTCGGGCAGTGTCAAGTCTGAATATGTACTGACTGGCACGCTGTTATCCTTGACGATAGCATTGTGTTTGGGACTTGTTGCAGTTAAATGGAATATTTGA
- a CDS encoding S9 family peptidase, producing MNKNLTMAMTAALMMSGSVAQAQDVNIGRNNITLTSDLMTPETLWAMGRIGAAQASPDGKKIVYQVGYYSVKENKGHQVLRVMDADGKNDRLLTTSAKSEGDAAWLDNNTLAFLTGGQLWTMNADGTNRKQLTHSDIDIEGFRFSLDRKRVVLIKSIPYYGTIKQNPSDLPKATGMVITDMNYRHWDHYVTTNAHPFVADVTVEGVGAGVDVLEGEPYESPLAPFGGIEQIDWSKDSKLIAYTCRKKEGTQYAISTDADIYIYNVETRQTKNLCKPADYVEPKIDATKSMRNQAVNHQAGDMNVGYDVNPKFSPDGKYIAWQSMKNNGYESDRNRLCVYELATGKKTYVAENFDSNVDDYTWSLNSKDLYFIGVWHATVNVYQTNLKGEVKQLTEGDHNYVSISLLGDKKLLAIRQSISQANEIFAITPAKKEKASVQTQLSFENKHIYDQLALGDVKSRWVKTTDGKEMMEWVITPPHFDPNKKYPTLLFCEGGPQSPVSQFWSYRWNFQIMAANGYVIIAPNRRGLPGFGSAWNEEVSTDWTGQCMNDYLSAIDDAANNLPFVDKDRLGAVGASFGGFSVYYLAGIHNKRFKCFISHDGAFNLESMYTDTEEAWFSNWEYDDAYWNKDKSEAAKRTYANSPHLNVDKWDTPILCIHGEKDYRINANQGMGAFNAARLRGIPAELLLYPDENHWVLKPQNSVLWQRTFFNWLDRWLKK from the coding sequence ATGAACAAAAACTTAACCATGGCAATGACTGCGGCTCTGATGATGAGTGGTAGCGTTGCACAAGCACAGGATGTGAACATCGGACGTAACAACATCACGCTTACAAGTGACCTCATGACTCCTGAGACACTTTGGGCTATGGGACGTATCGGTGCTGCACAAGCCTCACCTGATGGCAAGAAGATTGTCTACCAGGTGGGTTATTACAGTGTCAAAGAAAACAAAGGACACCAGGTACTACGCGTGATGGATGCCGATGGTAAGAACGACCGTCTGCTGACTACCTCTGCAAAGAGTGAGGGTGATGCAGCATGGCTCGACAACAACACCTTGGCATTCCTTACAGGTGGACAACTGTGGACAATGAATGCAGACGGTACTAACCGTAAGCAGTTGACACATTCGGATATCGACATCGAAGGTTTCCGATTCTCTCTGGACCGTAAGCGTGTTGTTCTCATCAAGAGCATCCCTTACTATGGCACTATCAAGCAGAACCCAAGCGACTTGCCAAAGGCTACGGGTATGGTCATCACCGATATGAACTATCGTCATTGGGACCATTACGTTACAACAAATGCACATCCTTTTGTGGCAGATGTAACTGTTGAGGGTGTTGGTGCGGGTGTTGATGTACTCGAAGGTGAACCTTATGAGAGTCCGTTGGCACCATTCGGTGGTATCGAGCAGATTGATTGGAGCAAAGACTCTAAACTTATTGCTTATACCTGCCGTAAGAAGGAAGGTACACAGTATGCTATCTCTACCGATGCCGACATATATATATATAATGTGGAGACTCGCCAAACAAAGAATCTCTGCAAGCCAGCCGACTATGTTGAGCCAAAGATTGATGCTACAAAGAGTATGCGCAATCAGGCTGTAAATCATCAGGCTGGCGATATGAATGTAGGTTACGATGTTAACCCTAAGTTCTCACCTGACGGCAAGTACATTGCATGGCAGAGTATGAAGAACAATGGTTATGAGAGTGACCGCAACCGCCTCTGTGTCTATGAATTGGCAACAGGCAAGAAGACATACGTTGCTGAAAACTTTGATTCAAATGTAGACGACTACACATGGAGCCTTAATTCAAAGGACCTTTATTTCATTGGTGTATGGCATGCAACGGTGAACGTCTATCAGACGAATCTTAAGGGCGAAGTGAAGCAGCTGACAGAAGGCGATCATAACTATGTAAGTATCTCACTCCTTGGTGATAAGAAGTTGCTTGCTATCCGTCAGAGCATCTCTCAAGCTAATGAAATCTTCGCTATAACTCCTGCTAAGAAGGAGAAAGCAAGCGTTCAGACACAGCTCAGCTTTGAGAATAAGCACATCTATGACCAGTTAGCTTTGGGTGATGTAAAGTCTCGTTGGGTAAAGACAACTGATGGTAAGGAAATGATGGAATGGGTAATTACTCCTCCACACTTCGATCCAAATAAGAAATATCCTACATTGCTCTTCTGTGAAGGCGGACCACAAAGTCCTGTTTCTCAGTTCTGGAGTTATCGTTGGAACTTCCAGATTATGGCAGCCAATGGCTATGTCATCATTGCGCCAAACCGTCGTGGCTTGCCAGGCTTTGGTAGCGCATGGAACGAGGAAGTTAGTACCGACTGGACTGGTCAGTGTATGAACGACTACCTCTCTGCGATTGACGATGCAGCTAACAATCTACCATTTGTTGACAAAGACCGCTTAGGCGCTGTTGGTGCTTCATTTGGTGGTTTCTCTGTTTATTATCTTGCTGGAATTCACAACAAGCGCTTCAAGTGTTTCATCTCTCATGATGGTGCTTTCAATCTTGAGAGTATGTACACAGATACAGAGGAGGCTTGGTTCAGCAACTGGGAGTATGACGATGCATATTGGAATAAGGACAAGAGCGAAGCTGCAAAGCGTACTTACGCAAACAGTCCTCATTTGAATGTTGATAAGTGGGATACTCCAATCCTTTGTATCCACGGCGAGAAAGACTATCGTATTAATGCTAATCAAGGAATGGGTGCTTTCAATGCAGCTCGTCTGCGTGGTATCCCT
- a CDS encoding SDR family NAD(P)-dependent oxidoreductase, which translates to MKKAIVVGASSGIGHEVARLLIAEGWAVGVAARRIDKLTDLQAMAPERVYTAQIDVNNEDAETSLLQLIERMNGIDLYFHAAGIGWQNPSLNADIELKTMETNALGFTRMIGCAYRYFANKGGGHIVCITSIAGTKGLGPAPAYSATKAMQNTYLQALEQLAACKHHNIHFTDIRPGFVDTPLLTGTSHLPMLMTTEKVARSIIKAINSRQHICIIDSRWCVLTYLWRHIPNWIWRRMKLC; encoded by the coding sequence ATGAAAAAAGCAATCGTCGTAGGTGCCAGCAGCGGTATCGGACATGAAGTGGCACGACTGCTCATCGCAGAGGGATGGGCGGTTGGTGTGGCTGCTCGTCGTATAGACAAGTTGACAGACTTGCAAGCTATGGCACCAGAGCGGGTCTACACCGCCCAAATTGATGTAAATAACGAAGATGCAGAGACTTCCTTACTGCAACTTATAGAACGTATGAACGGCATCGACCTCTATTTTCATGCCGCAGGAATCGGTTGGCAAAACCCAAGTCTTAATGCTGACATAGAACTTAAGACGATGGAAACCAACGCCCTTGGCTTCACACGAATGATTGGCTGTGCCTATCGCTATTTTGCCAATAAGGGAGGTGGACACATCGTTTGTATCACCTCTATCGCTGGAACAAAAGGACTCGGACCTGCTCCTGCATACAGTGCGACAAAGGCGATGCAGAATACCTATCTACAAGCATTGGAACAACTCGCTGCTTGTAAACATCATAACATCCACTTCACCGATATCCGTCCCGGCTTTGTTGATACTCCCCTACTCACTGGTACATCTCACCTTCCGATGCTGATGACCACTGAAAAGGTGGCACGCAGTATTATAAAGGCTATTAACAGCCGACAACACATCTGCATCATCGATAGCCGTTGGTGCGTACTCACCTACTTATGGCGACATATCCCTAACTGGATATGGAGGCGAATGAAGCTATGTTAA